Proteins encoded together in one Telopea speciosissima isolate NSW1024214 ecotype Mountain lineage chromosome 4, Tspe_v1, whole genome shotgun sequence window:
- the LOC122658950 gene encoding aspartic proteinase oryzasin-1-like isoform X1, whose amino-acid sequence MVQKFLIVLICLSAVMCSLASHATSNGLLKISLKKKPLDLNNIKAARVAKEVGKYVGGPWDSHHNLGNSDADVVPLRNYLDAQYFGEIGIGSPPQNFTVIFDTGSSNLWIPSSKCYFSVACYFHSRYKASRSSTYTKIGKSCEIDYGSGSISGFFSQDNVQVGDLIIKDQVFIEATREGSLSFIVSKFDGILGLGFQEISVGNVVPVWYNMVEQGLVSEPVFSFWFNRDTEADEGGEIIFGGVDPKHFKGKHTYVPVTEKGYWQIEMGDFLIGNQSTGFCEGGCAAIVDSGTSLLAGPTTVVTEINHAIGAKGIVSMECKEVISQYGELIWEILTAGVRPNQVCSLIGLCFFDGAQFVSTNIETVVETHNKEGSSISNGLLCIACEMAVVWVQNQLRQNKTKEIVFRYVNELCESLPSPAGESVIECNSIARMPNVSFTIGDKLFNLTPEQYILKTGEGDLAVCLSGFIAFDVPPPLGPLWILGDVFMGVYHTVFDFGNLQVGFAEAA is encoded by the exons ATGGTGCAGAAGTTTCTTATTGTTCTCATTTGTTTGTCAGCGGTAATGTGCTCCTTGGCATCCCATGCCACCTCTAACGGTTTACTGAAAATCAGTTTAAAGAAAAAGCCCTTGGATCTTAATAATATAAAAGCAGCAAGAGTTGCAAAGGAAGTGGGGAAGTATGTAGGGGGTCCTTGGGACTCCCATCATAATTTGGGTAATTCAGATGCAGATGTAGTACCTCTGAGGAATTATTTGGATGCCCAATACTTTGGAGAGATTGGCATTGGTTCTCCACCACAGAACTTCACTGTCATATTTGATACTGGAAGCTCCAACCTCTGGATCCCATCCTCCAAATGCTATTTTTCT GTTGCTTGCTATTTCCACTCCAGGTACAAGGCAAGCCGCTCCAGCACATATACAAAGATAG GCAAGTCTTGTGAGATTGATTATGGATCTGGATCAATATCTGGCTTCTTCAGCCAAGATAACGTACAAGTTGGGGATCTCATCATCAAAGATCAG GTTTTTATTGAGGCTACACGAGAAGGGAGTCTTTCCTTCATTGTCTCAAAGTTTGATGGGATACTTGGACTCGGATTTCAGGAAATTTCTGTTGGGAATGTGGTGCCTGTCTG GTACAACATGGTAGAGCAAGGTCTGGTAAGTGAACCAGTCTTCTCTTTTTGGTTTAATCGAGATACAGAGGCAGACGAGGGAGGTGAAATCATTTTTGGTGGTGTTGATCCAAAACACTTTAAGGGTAAACATACTTATGTTCCAGTCACCGAAAAGGGCTACTGGCAG ATTGAAATGggagattttcttattgggaACCAATCAACAG GTTTTTGCGAGGGTGGTTGTGCTGCTATAGTGGATTCAGGGACATCCTTACTTGCTGGTCCAACT ACTGTTGTTACTGAAATCAACCATGCCATTGGAGCAAAAGGAATAGTTAGCATGGAATGTAAAGAAGTTATTTCTCAATATGGGGAATTAATATGGGAAATCTTGACTGCAGGG GTACGACCTAACCAAGTATGTTCACTGATTGGTTTGTGCTTTTTCGATGGGGCTCAGTTTGTGAG CACCAACATTGAAACGGTGGTTGAAACACATAACAAGGAAGGATCATCTATCAGTAATGGCTTACTATGTATTGCCTGTGAGATGGCTGTTGTTTGGGTTCAGAATCAGCTtagacaaaacaaaacaaaggaaatagtTTTTCGCTATGTCAATGAG TTGTGTGAGAGCCTCCCAAGTCCGGCTGGAGAATCAGTTATTGAATGCAATAGCATCGCACGCATGCCAAATGTTTCATTTACCATTGGGGATAAACTTTTCAATCTTACTCCTGAACAG TACATCCTTAAAACTGGAGAGGGCGATCTCGCTGTCTGCCTGAGCGGGTTTATTGCATTTGATGTGCCTCCTCCTCTTGGTCCTCTCTG GATTCTTGGCGATGTCTTCATGGGGGTATATCACACGGTTTTTGACTTTGGCAATCTGCAAGTAGGATTTGCAGAAGCTGCTTAG
- the LOC122658950 gene encoding aspartic proteinase oryzasin-1-like isoform X2 gives MVQKFLIVLICLSAVMCSLASHATSNGLLKISLKKKPLDLNNIKAARVAKEVGKYVGGPWDSHHNLGNSDADVVPLRNYLDAQYFGEIGIGSPPQNFTVIFDTGSSNLWIPSSKCYFSVACYFHSRYKASRSSTYTKIGKSCEIDYGSGSISGFFSQDNVQVGDLIIKDQVFIEATREGSLSFIVSKFDGILGLGFQEISVGNVVPVWYNMVEQGLVSEPVFSFWFNRDTEADEGGEIIFGGVDPKHFKGKHTYVPVTEKGYWQIEMGDFLIGNQSTGFCEGGCAAIVDSGTSLLAGPTTVVTEINHAIGAKGIVSMECKEVISQYGELIWEILTAGVRPNQVCSLIGLCFFDGAQFVSTNIETVVETHNKEGSSISNGLLCIACEMAVVWVQNQLRQNKTKEIVFRYVNELCESLPSPAGESVIECNSIARMPNVSFTIGDKLFNLTPEQVWFHLIYIFIYLLFISHA, from the exons ATGGTGCAGAAGTTTCTTATTGTTCTCATTTGTTTGTCAGCGGTAATGTGCTCCTTGGCATCCCATGCCACCTCTAACGGTTTACTGAAAATCAGTTTAAAGAAAAAGCCCTTGGATCTTAATAATATAAAAGCAGCAAGAGTTGCAAAGGAAGTGGGGAAGTATGTAGGGGGTCCTTGGGACTCCCATCATAATTTGGGTAATTCAGATGCAGATGTAGTACCTCTGAGGAATTATTTGGATGCCCAATACTTTGGAGAGATTGGCATTGGTTCTCCACCACAGAACTTCACTGTCATATTTGATACTGGAAGCTCCAACCTCTGGATCCCATCCTCCAAATGCTATTTTTCT GTTGCTTGCTATTTCCACTCCAGGTACAAGGCAAGCCGCTCCAGCACATATACAAAGATAG GCAAGTCTTGTGAGATTGATTATGGATCTGGATCAATATCTGGCTTCTTCAGCCAAGATAACGTACAAGTTGGGGATCTCATCATCAAAGATCAG GTTTTTATTGAGGCTACACGAGAAGGGAGTCTTTCCTTCATTGTCTCAAAGTTTGATGGGATACTTGGACTCGGATTTCAGGAAATTTCTGTTGGGAATGTGGTGCCTGTCTG GTACAACATGGTAGAGCAAGGTCTGGTAAGTGAACCAGTCTTCTCTTTTTGGTTTAATCGAGATACAGAGGCAGACGAGGGAGGTGAAATCATTTTTGGTGGTGTTGATCCAAAACACTTTAAGGGTAAACATACTTATGTTCCAGTCACCGAAAAGGGCTACTGGCAG ATTGAAATGggagattttcttattgggaACCAATCAACAG GTTTTTGCGAGGGTGGTTGTGCTGCTATAGTGGATTCAGGGACATCCTTACTTGCTGGTCCAACT ACTGTTGTTACTGAAATCAACCATGCCATTGGAGCAAAAGGAATAGTTAGCATGGAATGTAAAGAAGTTATTTCTCAATATGGGGAATTAATATGGGAAATCTTGACTGCAGGG GTACGACCTAACCAAGTATGTTCACTGATTGGTTTGTGCTTTTTCGATGGGGCTCAGTTTGTGAG CACCAACATTGAAACGGTGGTTGAAACACATAACAAGGAAGGATCATCTATCAGTAATGGCTTACTATGTATTGCCTGTGAGATGGCTGTTGTTTGGGTTCAGAATCAGCTtagacaaaacaaaacaaaggaaatagtTTTTCGCTATGTCAATGAG TTGTGTGAGAGCCTCCCAAGTCCGGCTGGAGAATCAGTTATTGAATGCAATAGCATCGCACGCATGCCAAATGTTTCATTTACCATTGGGGATAAACTTTTCAATCTTACTCCTGAACAGGTGTGGTTTCAtctgatatatatatttatatat CTTCTCTTTATTAGTCATGCTTAA